A window of the Gossypium hirsutum isolate 1008001.06 chromosome A03, Gossypium_hirsutum_v2.1, whole genome shotgun sequence genome harbors these coding sequences:
- the LOC107886443 gene encoding transcription repressor MYB4, translating to MRKPCCDKQDTNKGAWSKQEDEKLINYIRIHGEGCWRTLPQAAGLLRCGKSCRLRWINYLRPDLKRGNFTEDEEDLIIKLHALLGNRWSLIAGRLPGRTDNEVKNYWNSHLRRKLINMGIDPNNHRLITHNHLPRPHDPNSGASIISPASKVPVTDNTNIHPPEKSRGDNDQVSDAASSLEDHKLPDLNLDLTISVSASTVDKVEDDRRKSQKQSKIIEDP from the exons ATGAGGAAGCCTTGCTGTGATAAGCAAGACACAAATAAAGGGGCATGGTCTAAGCAAGAAGATGAGAAGCTCATCAATTACATTCGAATTCATGGCGAAGGTTGCTGGCGTACTCTCCCTCAGGCTGCAG GGCTCCTTCGATGCGGTAAAAGTTGTAGGCTGAGATGGATAAATTATCTAAGGCCTGACCTTAAAAGAGGCAACTTTACTGAAGATGAAGAGGATCTTATTATCAAGCTTCATGCACTCTTAGGCAACCG GTGGTCGTTGATAGCCGGAAGACTACCTGGAAGAACCGACAACGAGGTGAAGAATTATTGGAACTCTCATCTAAGAAGGAAGCTTATAAACATGGGGATCGATCCCAATAACCATCGTTTGATCACTCACAATCATCTTCCTCGCCCACATGATCCCAATAGTGGTGCAAGTATAATATCTCCTGCTTCAAAAGTTCCAGTCACCGATAATACTAATATTCATCCACCGGAGAAATCCAGAGGTGACAATGATCAAGTTTCGGATGCTGCAAGTTCCCTGGAGGATCATAAGCTCCCTGATTTGAACCTCGATCTCACCATCAGTGTTTCAGCTTCCACCGTTGATAAAGTTGAAGATGATAGACGAAAAAGCCAGAAACAGTCCAAAATAATAGAGGACCCTTAA
- the LOC107886442 gene encoding multicopper oxidase LPR1 translates to MKAFPFKAYLSLSLTHTQYSRFLPLFSLVSMRRILLSLLLLAHLGELGAEDRLLNPSKLEMFVDELPDMPKIQGFRMLNTSPKPKSLMIGMFKKKWKFHRDLPPTPVFAYGASSRRATVPGPTIEALQGIDTYVTWKNFLPSKHILPWDPTIPTAIPATKTGIPTVVHLHGGMHEPANDGNANSWFTAGFKEKGPDWSKRTYHYNNNQQPGSLWYHDHAMGLTRVNLLAGLIGAYVIRHPEVEGPLELPHGVEFDRPLIVFDRSFRKDGSIYMNSTGNNPSIHPQWQPEYFGDIIIVNGKAWPKMTVRRRKYRLRIINASNARFFRFFFTNGLEFIHVASDSTYLGEPVVTNETLLAPSEIADVVVDFSKSETDEAVLANDAPYPYPSGDPVNGSNGKIMKFTIKKKREFDTWRVPDKLIQYPSPDLSSATQRRYIAMYEYTSDIGEPTHLYINGKPYEEPATETPKAGTSEIWNVINLTEDNHPMHIHLALFTVLDQTELVRAEEFKACMSKMNDAIKCQISKHARGKKLSVAAHEKGWKNVYKMTPGYVTRILVRFSYIHSNTSYSFDPTGMPGYVYHCHILDHEDNAMMRPLVVMK, encoded by the exons ATGAAGGCATTCCCTTTCAAAGCctatctctctctttctctcactcACACACAGTACTCACGCTTCCTCCCTTTGTTTTCTCTGGTTTCCATGAGGAGGATTCTGCTTTCTCTCCTACTTTTAGCTCACCTTGGGGAGCTCGGCGCTGAAGATAGGCTTCTGAATCCATCAAAACTGGAGATGTTCGTTGATGAGCTTCCAGATATGCCTAAAATCCAAGGTTTTCGTATGCTCAATACTTCCCCCAAACCCAAGTCACTCATGATTGGCATGTTCAAGAAAAAATGG AAATTCCACAGGGACTTGCCTCCAACGCCAGTGTTCGCCTATGGTGCTTCAAGCCGCAGGGCAACAGTCCCCGGTCCGACCATCGAGGCACTCCAGGGAATTGACACTTACGTGACATGGAAAAACTTTCTCCCATCAAAGCACATACTGCCATGGGATCCGACAATTCCCACTGCCATACCTGCAACCAAGACGGGTATCCCTACCGTAGTGCACCTCCATGGCGGCATGCATGAACCCGCCAATGATGGAAACGCAAACTCATGGTTCACTGCTGGATTCAAAGAGAAGGGTCCTgactggtctaagagaacatatCACTACAACAATAATCAGCAGCCTGGAAGTCTTTGGTACCATGATCATGCCATGGGGTTGACCAGAGTCAACCTATTAGCCGGTCTGATTGGAGCCTATGTTATTCGACACCCTGAGGTTGAGGGCCCACTTGAACTTCCCCACGGCGTAGAGTTCGATCGGCCTTTGATCGTCTTTGATCGTAGCTTTCGTAAGGATGGATCCATATACATGAATTCCACAGGAAACAACCCCTCTATACATCCGCAATGGCAGCCGGAATATTTCGGCGACATAATCATAGTGAATGGTAAGGCATGGCCGAAGATGACGGTTCGACGTCGTAAATACCGATTACGTATAATCAACGCTAGCAATGCTAGATTCTTCAGATTTTTCTTCACAAATGGCTTGGAGTTCATCCACGTGGCATCTGACTCGACTTACCTCGGGGAACCCGTGGTGACCAATGAAACTCTGCTGGCACCCTCAGAGATTGCTGACGTGGTCGTTGACTTTTCAAAATCAGAGACGGATGAAGCTGTTCTAGCTAACGATGCACCCTACCCTTACCCTTCTGGTGACCCAGTCAATGGATCAAACGGTAAAATCATGAAATTTACAATcaagaaaaagagagagtttGACACGTGGCGAGTACCCGATAAATTGATCCAATATCCTTCCCCGGATTTATCCAGTGCGACGCAAAGACGATACATCGCAATGTACGAATACACAAGCGACATCGGCGAGCCTACGCATCTCTACATCAATGGGAAACCGTACGAGGAGCCGGCAACGGAGACTCCAAAGGCAGGAACGAGTGAGATCTGGAACGTAATTAATTTAACGGAAGATAATCATCCGATGCACATTCATTTGGCACTGTTTACGGTGTTGGATCAAACGGAACTAGTAAGAGCAGAGGAGTTTAAGGCATGCATGTCGAAAATGAACGACGCCATCAAGTGCCAAATAAGCAAACACGCACGTGGCAAAAAGTTAAGTGTGGCAGCTCATGAGAAAGGGTGGAAGAATGTGTACAAGATGACACCTGGATATGTGACAAGGATATTAGTTAGGTTTTCTTACATACATTCCAACACTTCATACTCATTTGATCCAACTGGAATGCCCGGTTACGTGTATCATTGTCAT ATCTTGGATCACGAAGACAATGCGATGATGAGGCCACTTGTGGTGATGAAGTGA